A section of the Verrucomicrobium sp. GAS474 genome encodes:
- a CDS encoding tannase/feruloyl esterase family alpha/beta hydrolase has protein sequence MHFKAFRRCSVPWQAAFLSTILTAAAGTAVFAETPEDAGIAAIKALALDAGTVVEATHEDAPTVTLPDGKTLDRLPSRTVVKIVLNPAKGSNIRVEIWLPDAGKWNGRLLGQGNGGAAGGIPLGSLAGPLAGGYAVATTDMGTSPNADSGIGNPEVWKDFGFRATHLMTVVARQVVKAYYGRGPDYAYFNGRSTGGQQSLQEAQRYPEDYDGIVGSVPAHCRTPLHAYFLWNDQILAKCPFTPSQEKNVIDAGVEYMASREVPALAGKMVSDPRCDGKDIEAVIQLAMQKDPSLTPAHAAALRKLFDGPRSTTTGERIFDGVPFGSPLDALSHGNLYLFKWVFGKDKDLGTIDFGKDIDTYTAALGPYLNAESLDLAPFAARGGKLLMASGAADSCVPYTATLDYYERVVERFGGDLPKVQAFFRYFIIPGLTHRTGPLNNLPNLLELVIQWREKGVAPGEIRARRIVDGKTEIDVPIYPYPAKAAWDEAASAYKAIDGPRGGVERIAERFRPPAAE, from the coding sequence ATGCATTTCAAAGCGTTTCGCCGTTGTTCGGTCCCGTGGCAGGCCGCGTTCCTAAGCACGATCCTCACCGCCGCAGCGGGGACCGCCGTTTTCGCGGAGACGCCGGAGGACGCGGGAATCGCCGCGATCAAGGCGTTGGCTCTCGACGCCGGGACTGTGGTGGAGGCGACCCACGAGGATGCCCCCACGGTGACGCTCCCGGACGGCAAGACCCTCGATCGTCTTCCTTCCCGGACTGTCGTGAAGATCGTCCTCAATCCGGCCAAAGGATCGAACATCAGGGTCGAGATCTGGCTGCCCGACGCCGGGAAATGGAACGGGCGCCTGCTGGGACAGGGCAACGGCGGGGCCGCCGGGGGCATCCCCCTGGGGAGCTTGGCAGGCCCCCTCGCCGGTGGCTACGCTGTGGCGACGACAGACATGGGAACCTCCCCGAATGCGGACTCCGGGATCGGGAATCCCGAGGTCTGGAAGGATTTCGGCTTCCGGGCCACTCATCTGATGACGGTCGTCGCCAGGCAGGTCGTCAAAGCTTATTACGGCAGGGGGCCAGATTACGCCTACTTCAACGGCCGCTCCACGGGCGGCCAGCAGTCGCTTCAGGAAGCCCAGCGCTATCCCGAGGATTACGACGGCATCGTCGGGAGCGTCCCCGCGCACTGCCGGACGCCTCTCCACGCCTATTTCCTCTGGAACGATCAGATCCTCGCCAAGTGCCCCTTCACGCCCTCCCAGGAGAAAAACGTCATCGACGCGGGTGTCGAATACATGGCGTCCCGGGAGGTCCCGGCCCTCGCCGGGAAAATGGTCTCCGATCCCCGGTGCGACGGGAAGGACATCGAGGCCGTTATCCAGTTGGCGATGCAGAAGGATCCCTCCCTCACTCCGGCGCACGCGGCGGCGCTCCGGAAACTCTTTGACGGGCCGCGAAGCACCACGACGGGCGAGCGCATCTTCGACGGGGTTCCCTTCGGCAGTCCTCTCGATGCCCTCTCCCACGGGAATCTCTACCTCTTCAAGTGGGTCTTCGGGAAAGACAAGGATTTGGGGACGATCGACTTCGGGAAAGACATCGATACCTACACCGCCGCGCTCGGCCCCTACCTCAACGCGGAGAGCCTCGACCTGGCACCCTTCGCGGCCCGGGGCGGCAAGCTCCTCATGGCCTCGGGCGCGGCCGACTCGTGCGTTCCCTACACCGCCACGCTCGACTACTACGAGCGGGTCGTCGAGCGATTCGGCGGGGACCTCCCGAAGGTGCAGGCGTTCTTCCGCTATTTCATCATCCCCGGCCTGACCCACCGGACCGGGCCGTTGAATAACCTGCCGAACCTGCTCGAGCTCGTCATCCAATGGCGGGAGAAAGGCGTCGCGCCCGGGGAGATCCGCGCCCGGCGTATCGTCGACGGCAAGACGGAGATCGACGTCCCCATCTATCCCTATCCCGCGAAGGCGGCTTGGGATGAGGCGGCTTCCGCCTACAAGGCGATCGATGGGCCGCGCGGCGGGGTGGAGCGGATTGCGGAACGGTTCAGGCCACCGGCGGCGGAATAA
- a CDS encoding glycoside hydrolase family 38 C-terminal domain-containing protein translates to MLISPKLLAKVRRLVGTYEALIFRSWGEIPVEAQETCEHFRTVPPSGWTPIEKGFVWGEPWGNAWFRGTAVVPDAEAGVPVYIRAHTDGVETLLWVDGRPRGLFAHATEAAARGGHHTLLLDANPQPGRGYEISLESYAGHPVCGTQPFDDWEKQVDYPSRFRRIFRGVELLARRDDVKDFVFDLRALVQLAEALPDDSFRRAKIQNGLEAIFRLVYQHPGDRDETAWRPPLGEARSIMVALLAVPNAPSAPRAGLIGHSHMDTAWTWPISETIRKCARTYSNVLSLMEQYPEYLFAQSSPYHAEMMRLHYPEIFAGMQRRIAEGRWEPLGGMWIECDCNLTSGESMIRQFLRGIAYTREHFGYRPDTFWLPDTFGYSAALPQILRGCGLRYFLTTKLTWNDTNTFPYDTFRWRGLDGSDVLVHFNDIHCWPDPATLVAKIHGGGPGDFRKTANYVQHKEVNDRRLISYGFGDGGGGPQYEMIEMARRCRDTEGCPKAEHVTVSRFMQELEETSRKIPVHDGELYFEGHRGTLTQIHRIKRGNRRAELALREAEFLAVARRKEAPELAALWDLLLVNQFHDILPGTSIPQVHDRAIGELEEVVEGAISLGRRLIGAPGADRVTLWNSLSWPRKGPLRVRGLSPGTAPAGPGIVAQIVRDLDDVEEAVVSGVEVPPLGSVSVAVVSPAGGPSPFRYRGEVLETPFFTARFDAQGYLDSLFDKAAGRELRGSGLPLNAFLAGEDVPESWDNWDIDEDQKLKMALQTRLVRREVVADGPLEFRLRSEYRIDQRSRLRQDMIFRADTPQIDFDTEVEWDSPHTLLKAAFPLNLRAGSARHEIQFGHAVRPTVRNTSHERAMFEVCQHKWTAVSETRYGVALLNDGKYGLSTEGAELHLTLMKGGCHPDPRGDKGRHRFRYALLPHRGAFSAEAVIRPAYEFNVPLSSGNAPAAPSLFLLDLPHVVVEAVKPAADGRGHIVRFYEAEGCAGRGTLEFPARPARVLATNLLEEDLEEIPFANDLVPLAFRPFEIKTIRVIAASSPP, encoded by the coding sequence ATGCTTATTTCTCCCAAACTCCTTGCCAAAGTACGCCGCCTTGTCGGCACCTACGAAGCTCTCATTTTCCGCTCCTGGGGGGAAATCCCGGTCGAGGCCCAGGAAACCTGTGAACATTTCCGGACCGTTCCTCCCTCCGGCTGGACCCCGATTGAGAAGGGCTTCGTCTGGGGCGAACCATGGGGAAATGCGTGGTTCCGGGGAACGGCGGTCGTTCCTGATGCCGAAGCCGGAGTCCCGGTCTATATTCGGGCGCACACCGACGGGGTGGAAACCCTTCTCTGGGTCGACGGACGGCCCCGCGGCCTCTTCGCCCACGCCACCGAGGCCGCGGCGCGCGGCGGCCATCACACGCTTTTGCTCGACGCGAACCCGCAGCCTGGACGGGGTTACGAGATCTCCCTCGAAAGCTATGCCGGGCACCCCGTCTGCGGCACTCAGCCCTTTGACGACTGGGAGAAGCAGGTGGACTATCCCTCCCGGTTCCGGCGGATCTTCCGGGGCGTCGAGCTGCTTGCCCGCCGGGACGACGTGAAGGATTTCGTCTTTGATCTTCGGGCCTTGGTCCAACTCGCGGAAGCCTTGCCGGACGACAGCTTCCGGCGCGCGAAGATCCAGAACGGGCTGGAGGCGATCTTCCGCCTCGTTTACCAGCATCCGGGCGACCGGGACGAAACGGCATGGCGCCCTCCCCTGGGCGAGGCGCGATCGATCATGGTGGCCCTGCTGGCCGTTCCCAATGCCCCGTCCGCGCCGCGCGCGGGCCTGATCGGCCACTCTCACATGGACACCGCCTGGACGTGGCCCATCAGCGAGACGATCCGGAAGTGCGCCCGCACGTACTCCAACGTCCTCAGCCTGATGGAGCAGTATCCCGAATATCTCTTCGCCCAGAGCTCGCCGTACCATGCCGAGATGATGCGGCTTCATTACCCCGAAATCTTCGCGGGCATGCAGCGGCGGATCGCCGAGGGACGGTGGGAACCGCTGGGAGGGATGTGGATCGAGTGCGACTGCAACCTGACGTCGGGTGAATCGATGATCCGGCAGTTCCTCCGGGGCATCGCCTACACCCGGGAGCATTTCGGTTACCGGCCCGACACGTTCTGGCTTCCCGACACCTTCGGCTATAGCGCCGCCCTTCCCCAGATCCTGCGGGGCTGCGGCCTCCGCTATTTCCTTACGACGAAGCTGACCTGGAACGACACGAACACGTTTCCCTACGACACGTTCCGCTGGCGCGGACTCGACGGTTCCGATGTCCTTGTCCATTTCAACGACATCCATTGCTGGCCCGACCCGGCGACGCTCGTGGCGAAAATCCACGGCGGCGGACCGGGCGATTTCCGGAAGACCGCCAACTACGTCCAGCACAAGGAAGTCAACGACCGCCGCCTCATCTCCTACGGGTTCGGCGACGGCGGCGGCGGCCCGCAATACGAGATGATCGAGATGGCCCGCCGCTGCCGGGACACCGAGGGATGCCCCAAGGCGGAACACGTCACGGTCAGCCGCTTCATGCAGGAGCTCGAGGAAACCTCGCGCAAGATCCCTGTTCACGACGGCGAACTCTACTTCGAGGGGCACCGCGGGACGCTGACCCAGATCCATCGCATCAAGCGGGGCAATCGCCGCGCCGAACTCGCGCTCCGCGAAGCCGAGTTCCTGGCGGTGGCGCGGCGGAAGGAGGCCCCTGAATTGGCCGCGCTCTGGGATCTCCTCCTCGTGAATCAATTCCACGATATCCTGCCCGGCACGTCGATTCCCCAGGTCCACGACCGGGCGATCGGTGAATTGGAGGAAGTGGTGGAAGGCGCGATCTCCCTGGGGCGACGATTGATCGGCGCTCCGGGGGCCGATCGCGTCACGCTGTGGAACAGCCTCTCTTGGCCGCGCAAGGGACCGCTGCGCGTGCGGGGGCTGAGCCCCGGAACCGCCCCGGCGGGCCCCGGCATCGTCGCGCAGATCGTGCGCGACCTGGACGATGTCGAGGAGGCCGTCGTTTCGGGCGTCGAAGTGCCGCCCCTGGGATCGGTCTCCGTTGCCGTGGTTTCGCCTGCCGGGGGGCCGTCGCCGTTCCGCTACCGGGGCGAGGTTCTCGAAACGCCTTTTTTCACGGCGCGATTCGACGCCCAAGGCTATCTCGACTCCCTCTTCGACAAGGCGGCGGGACGCGAGCTGCGGGGAAGCGGCCTTCCGCTCAACGCCTTCCTGGCCGGGGAGGACGTCCCCGAGTCGTGGGACAACTGGGACATCGACGAGGATCAAAAGCTCAAGATGGCGCTCCAGACCCGGCTGGTCCGGCGCGAGGTCGTCGCCGACGGCCCCCTGGAGTTCCGCCTTCGGAGCGAATACCGGATCGACCAACGCTCGCGCCTCCGCCAGGACATGATCTTCCGCGCCGACACGCCTCAAATCGACTTCGACACCGAAGTGGAATGGGATTCCCCCCATACTCTCCTGAAGGCCGCCTTTCCCCTGAACCTCCGGGCTGGCTCGGCGCGCCACGAGATTCAATTCGGCCACGCCGTCCGTCCCACGGTCAGGAACACCAGCCATGAACGGGCGATGTTCGAGGTCTGCCAGCACAAGTGGACCGCCGTCTCGGAGACGCGCTACGGCGTCGCCCTGCTCAACGACGGGAAATACGGCCTTTCCACGGAGGGGGCCGAGCTGCACCTCACCCTCATGAAGGGCGGCTGCCATCCCGATCCCCGGGGCGACAAGGGCCGCCACCGGTTCCGCTACGCGCTGCTGCCGCACAGGGGAGCTTTCTCCGCGGAGGCCGTCATCCGGCCCGCCTACGAATTCAACGTCCCCCTTTCATCGGGGAACGCCCCTGCCGCGCCATCCCTCTTCCTCCTCGACCTGCCGCACGTCGTCGTCGAGGCGGTGAAGCCTGCCGCCGATGGCCGGGGCCATATCGTCCGCTTCTACGAGGCCGAGGGCTGCGCCGGCCGGGGAACGTTGGAATTCCCCGCCCGCCCCGCCCGCGTTCTGGCGACGAACCTGTTGGAGGAAGACCTCGAAGAAATACCCTTCGCCAACGACTTGGTTCCCCTTGCGTTCCGTCCCTTCGAGATCAAAACTATTCGGGTTATCGCGGCGTCTTCTCCGCCTTAG
- a CDS encoding MFS transporter encodes MGTLRYTRRGLLVLALWLLGGDFAFVFFESIFSRFMPLYLKDLHASNALIGIMTGSFAGIVNILFLPQISQWSDRHRGRFGRRIPFLLAVAPLTVASLVGVGFAPEIAAWLQAHAPGRLAAVASETTVVLSLLCVFVVSFHFFNMVLVNAYGWLLRDVVPQELMARFLSWFRIVGTASTFCFLWIVFPHMEAHRKGIFAGIGLFYLAAFLLMCAKVREGTYPEMAPGKARPGLLQSFLPYFKECLRFPIYRHFFAASVLGVLATACAGPFAILFARETLGFDMDSMGKLLAWGAAASAAVYFPMGWLCDRFGALRVALLALVVLVLVSLLALFLVHGQRSYLIYTVVWALPTVGWTLGSYAAMMKLFPKEKFGQFSSASNVFGCGALIVGNYAIGRFIDLVHGDYRMTFLWSAVLFALAIYPMSLVYRYWKQHGGPDNYVPPLPEVVFPPKASHS; translated from the coding sequence GTGGGCACGCTTCGCTACACGCGGCGCGGGCTGCTCGTCTTGGCCCTCTGGCTGCTGGGGGGAGACTTCGCCTTCGTCTTCTTCGAAAGCATCTTCAGCCGCTTCATGCCGCTTTATCTCAAGGACCTTCATGCCTCGAACGCCTTGATCGGCATCATGACGGGAAGTTTCGCCGGGATTGTGAACATCCTTTTCCTTCCCCAGATCAGCCAGTGGAGCGACCGCCATCGCGGCCGCTTCGGCAGGCGGATTCCTTTCCTGCTCGCGGTCGCCCCGCTCACCGTCGCCTCCCTCGTCGGGGTGGGATTTGCCCCGGAGATCGCCGCGTGGCTCCAGGCCCATGCTCCGGGCCGCCTTGCGGCGGTCGCTTCCGAAACGACGGTGGTCCTCTCTCTCCTCTGCGTCTTCGTCGTCTCCTTCCATTTCTTCAACATGGTGCTGGTCAACGCCTACGGCTGGCTCCTGCGCGACGTGGTCCCGCAGGAGCTGATGGCCCGCTTCCTGTCGTGGTTCCGCATCGTCGGCACCGCGAGCACCTTCTGCTTCCTCTGGATCGTCTTTCCCCATATGGAAGCCCACCGGAAGGGCATCTTCGCCGGGATCGGCCTCTTCTATCTCGCGGCGTTCCTGCTGATGTGCGCCAAGGTTCGGGAAGGTACCTATCCCGAGATGGCTCCCGGAAAGGCGCGCCCCGGCCTTCTGCAATCCTTCCTTCCTTATTTCAAGGAATGCCTCCGTTTTCCGATCTATCGCCATTTCTTCGCCGCCAGCGTTTTGGGAGTCCTGGCGACGGCCTGCGCGGGACCCTTCGCGATTCTCTTCGCCCGGGAGACGCTCGGCTTCGATATGGATTCCATGGGAAAGCTGTTGGCCTGGGGGGCCGCCGCTTCCGCCGCGGTCTATTTCCCCATGGGGTGGTTGTGCGACCGTTTCGGAGCCCTGCGCGTGGCGCTCCTCGCCCTGGTCGTCCTCGTACTGGTCTCCCTCCTGGCCCTGTTCCTGGTTCACGGACAAAGGAGCTACCTGATCTATACCGTCGTCTGGGCGCTTCCGACCGTGGGGTGGACGCTCGGCTCCTACGCCGCCATGATGAAGCTCTTCCCCAAGGAAAAATTCGGCCAGTTCTCCTCCGCCTCGAACGTCTTCGGCTGCGGCGCCCTCATCGTCGGAAACTACGCCATCGGCCGATTCATCGACCTTGTCCACGGAGACTACCGGATGACCTTCCTATGGAGCGCCGTCCTCTTTGCCTTGGCGATTTACCCCATGTCCCTCGTCTACCGCTACTGGAAACAGCACGGAGGCCCCGACAATTACGTCCCTCCCTTGCCGGAAGTGGTTTTCCCTCCGAAGGCATCCCATTCTTAG